A region of Subtercola boreus DNA encodes the following proteins:
- a CDS encoding antibiotic biosynthesis monooxygenase family protein — translation MTVIKINAITVAADSGDELAHRFAARAGAVDGQAGFEGFELLKPVDDRTTWLVVTQWSDEESFQAWVSSPAFSHGHRSEAEREGKPAPAHVGVSSELWSYEVAGGSR, via the coding sequence ATGACGGTCATCAAGATCAACGCCATCACCGTGGCAGCCGACAGCGGCGACGAGCTCGCCCACCGGTTCGCCGCCCGCGCCGGGGCAGTCGACGGACAGGCCGGCTTCGAGGGCTTCGAACTGCTGAAGCCGGTGGATGATCGCACCACCTGGCTCGTCGTCACCCAGTGGAGCGATGAGGAGTCCTTCCAGGCCTGGGTGAGCTCCCCCGCCTTCAGCCACGGGCACCGGAGCGAAGCGGAGCGTGAAGGCAAGCCTGCGCCCGCCCATGTCGGTGTCAGCAGCGAACTCTGGAGCTACGAGGTCGCCGGCGGCTCGCGCTGA